A genomic segment from Streptomyces sp. NBC_01233 encodes:
- a CDS encoding 2'-5' RNA ligase family protein: MTEGTQGGQLNEAKGVRSLVMKPFVFRQGQGAWGAGTPSLLHAYVAVDLGHHPELFELVRGIRAATNNDPLTHVGDRWFHITLYQLSQTPASKIPDAEREALAAELTTQLRRVAPFAITVGSPLTYGSGIIFDLGPDEPLNALRTATTRAFEIVRGPEATSYDTGVLHMTESYATAEVTLEHFHQIQRRVRRVRPSHAPLHIDSVHLVDVTADSAAKTITWEHLAAIPLAGG, from the coding sequence ATGACCGAGGGCACCCAAGGCGGTCAGTTGAACGAAGCCAAGGGGGTACGTTCCCTCGTCATGAAGCCATTTGTTTTCCGGCAGGGACAAGGCGCATGGGGGGCGGGTACCCCGTCCTTACTGCACGCCTACGTGGCCGTAGATCTCGGACATCATCCGGAGTTGTTCGAGCTCGTCCGCGGCATTCGTGCCGCGACGAACAACGACCCGCTCACCCACGTCGGCGACCGATGGTTCCACATCACGCTCTACCAACTGAGTCAAACGCCCGCCTCCAAGATTCCCGACGCCGAGCGAGAGGCCCTGGCCGCCGAGCTGACCACGCAGTTGCGGCGCGTCGCCCCCTTCGCAATCACGGTGGGCAGCCCTCTCACATACGGCAGCGGAATCATCTTCGACCTCGGGCCGGACGAACCCCTCAACGCCCTGCGCACCGCCACGACCAGGGCCTTCGAGATCGTGCGAGGACCCGAGGCAACGTCCTACGACACCGGCGTCCTGCACATGACCGAGTCGTACGCCACGGCAGAAGTCACTCTGGAGCACTTCCACCAGATCCAGCGTCGTGTACGGCGGGTCCGCCCCAGCCACGCACCTCTGCATATCGACAGCGTCCATCTCGTCGATGTCACCGCGGACAGCGCCGCCAAGACGATCACCTGGGAGCACCTGGCGGCCATTCCGCTCGCGGGCGGCTGA
- a CDS encoding DUF4839 domain-containing protein: protein MADEIKYEYKTVQTVRGTDGLVIAKMQKDGWELVEQAQGMLRSSLDFRRPKKPLPRLLIGTAVGGLVILAIVIGVAAALEDGGENKDESNKPAAATASAEPSATSAPTAARSAAAEVITPQNNPEFAALLKTDSCDDANLDFATKYKGKTVAFDGSIVHMAPHGDYDTRYDFLLGPGDKGSNTGVGPAFKYEDVNIHDLKLSGRNTPATVRAGDKFRFVAEVGEFNAKQCVFFLDPVSTEIR, encoded by the coding sequence ATGGCCGACGAGATCAAGTACGAGTACAAGACCGTGCAGACAGTTCGCGGCACCGACGGCTTGGTGATCGCGAAGATGCAGAAGGACGGCTGGGAGCTCGTCGAACAAGCCCAGGGCATGCTGCGCTCCAGCCTCGACTTCCGCCGGCCGAAAAAGCCGCTGCCGCGGCTCCTGATCGGCACCGCGGTCGGCGGCCTCGTGATCCTGGCCATCGTCATCGGCGTGGCCGCGGCACTTGAGGACGGAGGCGAGAATAAGGACGAGTCGAACAAGCCGGCGGCGGCCACTGCGAGCGCAGAGCCCTCCGCCACGTCTGCTCCGACCGCGGCCAGGTCGGCTGCCGCTGAGGTGATCACGCCTCAGAACAACCCGGAGTTCGCGGCGCTGCTGAAGACGGACTCGTGCGACGATGCGAACCTGGACTTCGCGACCAAGTACAAGGGCAAGACGGTAGCGTTCGACGGCTCGATCGTGCACATGGCGCCCCACGGGGACTACGACACCCGCTACGACTTCCTCCTGGGCCCGGGCGACAAGGGATCGAATACGGGGGTCGGCCCGGCCTTCAAGTACGAGGACGTCAACATCCACGACCTGAAGCTGTCCGGCCGGAACACCCCCGCTACCGTCCGCGCGGGCGATAAGTTCCGCTTCGTCGCCGAGGTGGGCGAATTCAACGCGAAGCAGTGCGTCTTCTTCCTCGACCCGGTCTCGACGGAAATCCGGTAG
- a CDS encoding phosphotransferase enzyme family protein, with amino-acid sequence MEEMNWEDEMTAEVLADRYGIEAESVQQVPMGTDTVNWRVVTSSGQRLYAKEYPPTADLEAARAAWDMSEFCRAARLPVPRVWPDRAGNLLSLTDGSPWAVADEAPGSVATSAMTVARAEHIGMVLGRMHRVLAAYPLPRLRQHARWRTGSIEDALARCDTVMDAARRQQHENLGALRSQIDQRREDLHAHVGRLRAALPEELVEQALHADFTRTNQLVLGDAVTAVIDFRAARALPAWELGRAACDPRTIASSEPWADCILAMVAAYRSENPTLPVADVLACARIALLYMLFSFYGSTTAEYDLPDEAEADLQRHWSERQTSIRRLIDSLADLEDALATETARPGGLS; translated from the coding sequence ATGGAGGAGATGAACTGGGAGGACGAAATGACAGCCGAGGTGCTGGCCGACCGGTACGGCATCGAGGCCGAGTCCGTCCAGCAAGTGCCGATGGGCACCGACACCGTCAACTGGCGCGTGGTGACATCCAGCGGCCAGCGGCTCTACGCCAAGGAGTACCCGCCGACGGCCGATCTGGAAGCGGCCCGCGCGGCATGGGATATGTCGGAGTTCTGCCGGGCCGCGCGGCTGCCGGTACCGCGGGTATGGCCAGACCGGGCCGGCAACCTGCTCAGCCTGACCGACGGCAGCCCATGGGCAGTGGCCGACGAGGCACCCGGGTCGGTCGCCACCTCCGCGATGACGGTGGCACGCGCGGAGCACATCGGCATGGTTCTGGGACGGATGCACCGGGTCCTGGCCGCCTACCCTCTCCCCCGGCTCCGCCAGCACGCGCGGTGGCGTACCGGCTCCATCGAGGACGCACTGGCCAGGTGCGACACGGTCATGGACGCGGCCCGCCGCCAGCAGCACGAAAATCTCGGAGCGCTGCGCAGCCAGATCGACCAGCGACGCGAGGACCTGCACGCCCATGTCGGCCGGCTCAGGGCCGCTCTGCCTGAGGAACTGGTCGAGCAGGCCCTGCACGCGGACTTCACCCGCACCAACCAGCTGGTCCTGGGCGATGCCGTCACCGCCGTCATCGACTTCCGCGCGGCCAGAGCACTGCCGGCCTGGGAGCTCGGGCGTGCCGCATGCGACCCACGCACCATCGCCAGCTCCGAGCCATGGGCCGACTGCATCCTGGCGATGGTCGCCGCCTACCGTTCCGAGAACCCGACCCTGCCCGTTGCCGACGTACTCGCCTGCGCGCGGATCGCCCTGCTGTACATGCTCTTCAGCTTCTACGGCTCCACCACCGCCGAGTACGACCTGCCCGACGAGGCAGAGGCAGACCTTCAACGGCACTGGTCGGAGCGGCAGACCAGCATCCGGCGTCTGATCGACAGCCTCGCGGATCTCGAAGACGCGCTGGCAACCGAAACGGCACGCCCTGGGGGCCTGTCGTGA
- a CDS encoding aminoglycoside phosphotransferase family protein, which produces MTDIPARIEDLITTVAGTFELVAEHSWPGPDRPRVWEVRGSDGQRRFVKRHAGPKGHRREVEAYQRWTHWLGAGRAPTLVAADTEALAIVITPVTGRSVRSHPLDGKEELEAYQQAGYLLALLHSAPTGTASHSAEGEDEWAAAVEKMLNHAALYLPADVGVMLRHLTRERPGKLAAHVSHADYQPRNWLWDSTTRTLRLIDFERTCVEPSVKRDLPRLELRILASRPNVRAAFYDGFGRDLTPAEQHACMAYGAQDAVSALQWGLEHRDVETVDAAHTMLENLRAHYNHGRMYSSSRGR; this is translated from the coding sequence ATGACCGACATCCCCGCGAGGATCGAAGACCTGATCACCACGGTGGCCGGCACCTTCGAGCTCGTCGCCGAGCATTCATGGCCGGGCCCCGATCGCCCCCGAGTCTGGGAAGTACGAGGCAGTGACGGCCAGCGGCGGTTCGTGAAGAGGCATGCCGGCCCGAAGGGCCACCGCCGCGAGGTTGAGGCCTACCAGCGGTGGACCCACTGGCTCGGTGCTGGGCGCGCTCCCACGCTGGTCGCGGCCGACACCGAAGCGCTAGCCATCGTGATCACGCCGGTCACCGGACGCAGCGTCCGCAGCCACCCTCTGGACGGCAAGGAGGAGCTGGAGGCATACCAGCAGGCCGGCTACTTGCTAGCGCTGCTCCACTCCGCTCCAACCGGCACAGCCTCGCACTCGGCCGAGGGCGAGGACGAGTGGGCGGCGGCCGTTGAGAAGATGCTCAACCACGCCGCGCTGTACCTGCCCGCCGATGTCGGCGTGATGCTGCGCCACCTCACCCGGGAGCGCCCCGGCAAGCTGGCGGCGCACGTGTCCCACGCCGACTACCAGCCCAGGAACTGGCTGTGGGACAGCACCACCCGAACCTTGCGACTGATCGACTTCGAGCGGACCTGCGTCGAACCCTCCGTGAAGCGCGATCTCCCCCGCCTCGAACTGCGCATCCTCGCCTCCCGTCCCAATGTCCGCGCCGCCTTCTATGACGGCTTCGGGCGCGACCTCACTCCGGCCGAACAGCACGCATGTATGGCCTACGGCGCCCAGGACGCCGTGAGCGCCCTGCAGTGGGGTCTGGAACACCGGGACGTAGAGACCGTCGACGCAGCCCACACCATGCTCGAAAACCTCCGGGCCCACTACAACCACGGCCGCATGTACTCCTCGTCCAGGGGGCGGTGA
- a CDS encoding 2'-5' RNA ligase family protein yields MRDFWETHHWPDGEHRAHWHLTFEGQDDVHRFVRDHRPLLDDYPQLTPVPVEWLHATLQSIGPFTPEQALALSDAAHAAVGGMPAFDVEVGPAQAIHNGLVASLYPEEALSDLYGALRDATEGVLGAGALGSRPQRPWPHMSLAYSNCRWQDEDFRRTLVKDVRPKRARMTVAQVSLVDQQQDWRSLYSWTTISTIPLGTASDLGAGDSGGGR; encoded by the coding sequence GTGCGCGACTTCTGGGAAACCCACCACTGGCCGGACGGTGAGCACCGCGCCCACTGGCACCTGACCTTCGAAGGGCAGGACGATGTCCACCGCTTCGTACGCGACCACCGGCCACTGCTAGACGACTATCCGCAGCTGACACCCGTGCCGGTCGAATGGCTGCACGCCACCCTCCAGTCCATCGGCCCCTTCACACCCGAACAGGCCCTGGCGCTCAGCGACGCCGCGCATGCCGCTGTCGGGGGGATGCCAGCCTTCGATGTCGAGGTCGGGCCCGCCCAGGCCATCCACAACGGCCTCGTCGCCTCCCTCTACCCCGAGGAAGCCCTCTCCGACCTGTATGGGGCGCTGCGCGACGCCACCGAGGGCGTGCTCGGCGCCGGCGCCCTCGGATCCCGGCCGCAGCGGCCCTGGCCTCACATGTCGCTCGCGTACTCGAACTGCCGGTGGCAGGACGAGGACTTCCGCAGAACCCTGGTCAAGGACGTGAGACCCAAGCGTGCCCGGATGACCGTCGCGCAGGTATCGCTCGTGGACCAGCAGCAGGACTGGCGCAGCCTGTACTCCTGGACGACGATCTCCACGATCCCGCTCGGCACGGCGTCCGACCTCGGCGCCGGCGACAGCGGAGGGGGCCGGTGA
- a CDS encoding 3'-5' exonuclease, whose product MTAAASPPEGGRLADDPLFQDTQFVVLDFEGTTPRGAPPEPIEVAALGLKHERGRGPGRTGFSFTSFIRPPAHAPITPLGIAQTGITMRDVAEAPPAATVLHALDEALPEPPLLLVAHHAPTEGSILYNYREACPRLAQTRIVDTLLLAKHVVPGLDSYSLDALLAHFAIPQPAHRHRAMDDVTVTAVLLRTLLTEAAVRQKITSVAHLVRVASRPPRATQPTQLELS is encoded by the coding sequence GTGACGGCAGCGGCTTCCCCGCCGGAGGGTGGGCGTCTTGCGGACGACCCGCTGTTCCAGGACACCCAGTTCGTGGTGCTGGACTTCGAGGGCACCACCCCGAGAGGTGCCCCACCCGAACCGATCGAAGTCGCCGCGCTGGGCCTCAAGCACGAGCGCGGCCGGGGCCCGGGGCGCACCGGCTTCTCGTTCACCTCGTTCATCCGCCCTCCGGCACATGCGCCGATCACACCCTTGGGCATCGCGCAGACCGGCATCACCATGCGAGACGTCGCCGAGGCGCCGCCCGCAGCCACGGTGCTTCATGCCCTGGACGAGGCGCTGCCCGAGCCGCCCCTGCTTCTGGTCGCGCATCATGCACCGACGGAAGGGTCCATCCTCTACAACTATCGCGAGGCGTGCCCGCGGCTGGCCCAGACGCGGATCGTCGACACCCTGCTGCTCGCCAAGCACGTCGTACCGGGCCTTGACTCCTACTCCCTCGACGCGCTGCTGGCCCACTTCGCGATCCCGCAGCCGGCCCACCGGCACCGGGCGATGGATGACGTCACCGTGACCGCGGTGCTCCTGCGCACGCTGCTGACCGAGGCCGCGGTCCGCCAAAAGATCACCAGCGTCGCGCACCTCGTACGTGTCGCGAGCCGGCCCCCGAGAGCAACTCAGCCCACCCAGCTCGAACTGTCCTGA
- a CDS encoding NYN domain-containing protein, giving the protein MADPSWRCNFRALHGLLFPPTCAEGQAIMFGSYGEPGTAVWEQPAQYAGFTVDLLRRNAHNREKQVDSALTTMMLTDIRYMRPERGDIVTLVSGDSDFVRPVQALQGAGVRVRVRSWDHAASRELIATADEYMPLDPHFDELTYTA; this is encoded by the coding sequence ATGGCCGATCCGTCGTGGCGGTGCAACTTCCGCGCGTTGCACGGACTGCTGTTCCCGCCCACCTGTGCAGAGGGCCAGGCCATCATGTTCGGTTCGTATGGGGAGCCGGGGACGGCAGTGTGGGAACAGCCGGCTCAGTACGCGGGCTTCACGGTGGACCTGCTGCGTCGCAACGCGCACAACCGCGAGAAGCAGGTCGACAGTGCCTTGACCACGATGATGCTCACCGACATCCGCTACATGCGCCCGGAACGCGGGGACATCGTGACGCTGGTCTCCGGCGACAGCGACTTCGTCCGCCCCGTCCAGGCCCTCCAAGGAGCAGGGGTCAGGGTGCGGGTACGCAGCTGGGATCACGCTGCGAGCCGCGAGCTCATCGCGACAGCCGATGAGTACATGCCTCTGGATCCGCACTTCGACGAGCTGACCTACACAGCCTGA
- a CDS encoding LuxR C-terminal-related transcriptional regulator: MPARPATAASHPTPAQVKIAGTLAQGMSTAKAAAELGLSEGTVAIQMSHGNRRAGVRHRHALVHACYVTEQLPRPEPTAPPPGGVDDIETKILWSLALDGTYAEIAEHCGLSHDGMKKRIRALRARWGAEHDPHLITLGWMFGVIDASHGTGGHQVT, translated from the coding sequence ATGCCCGCACGGCCCGCCACGGCCGCCTCACATCCGACCCCGGCGCAAGTGAAGATCGCCGGAACCCTCGCCCAGGGCATGAGCACCGCCAAGGCGGCAGCCGAACTGGGCCTGTCCGAGGGCACCGTCGCGATCCAGATGTCGCACGGGAACCGGCGGGCCGGAGTACGCCACCGTCATGCCCTGGTCCACGCGTGCTACGTCACCGAGCAGCTGCCCCGGCCGGAGCCGACAGCACCACCGCCCGGCGGCGTCGACGACATCGAGACCAAGATCCTCTGGTCGCTTGCCCTGGACGGCACGTACGCCGAGATCGCAGAGCATTGCGGCCTCTCCCACGACGGGATGAAGAAGCGGATCCGAGCGCTGCGGGCGCGTTGGGGCGCCGAGCACGACCCGCATCTGATCACCCTCGGCTGGATGTTCGGCGTAATCGACGCCTCCCACGGAACCGGCGGCCACCAGGTCACATAA
- a CDS encoding endonuclease/exonuclease/phosphatase family protein has translation MLFTVLVQNTCEGGHDRWPLLAERISAARPDIALLQELKGWSETGHRQTVRAERDLDMDALLAPSRSRLGTGVLYRRTTLGRRVYWNTDYAADETHHGLGTAGFDIPGLPDPLTVTSVHFTPYSGDKAITEADFAASRSYKLGPYAILGGDINYPPQDGPQPNYTEMRPYNLGSRTLLTDPNRQADPQPDRRVAWKLHANGFRDTAWELYQRTGDETLLRPTGTDDRIDQIWVSAPLVPALVSYRLLDAPSDASDHRGVAITLDTDLINTDHSWTYR, from the coding sequence ATGCTGTTCACCGTCCTAGTTCAGAACACCTGCGAGGGCGGCCACGACCGCTGGCCGCTCCTCGCCGAGCGCATATCGGCGGCGCGACCCGACATCGCGCTGCTGCAGGAGCTGAAGGGCTGGAGCGAGACCGGCCACCGCCAGACCGTACGCGCCGAGCGCGATCTCGACATGGACGCGCTACTCGCCCCATCCCGAAGCAGACTGGGCACCGGCGTCCTCTACCGCCGCACCACCCTGGGCCGACGTGTCTACTGGAACACCGACTACGCGGCCGATGAAACCCACCACGGCCTCGGCACCGCCGGCTTCGACATCCCCGGCCTGCCCGACCCTCTGACCGTCACCTCCGTTCACTTCACGCCCTACTCCGGGGACAAGGCGATCACGGAGGCCGACTTCGCCGCCTCCCGCAGCTACAAACTCGGCCCGTACGCCATCCTGGGCGGAGACATCAACTATCCGCCGCAGGACGGGCCGCAGCCCAACTACACGGAGATGCGCCCGTACAACCTCGGCTCCCGCACCTTGCTCACCGACCCCAACCGTCAGGCGGACCCGCAGCCCGACCGGCGCGTGGCGTGGAAGCTGCACGCGAACGGGTTCCGTGACACGGCCTGGGAGCTGTACCAGCGCACCGGCGACGAGACGCTGCTGCGCCCCACGGGCACGGATGACCGGATCGACCAGATCTGGGTGAGCGCCCCGCTGGTCCCCGCCCTCGTCTCCTACCGTCTGCTCGACGCACCTTCGGACGCGAGCGATCACCGCGGTGTGGCGATCACCCTCGACACCGATCTGATCAACACCGACCATTCCTGGACGTACCGCTGA